In Drechmeria coniospora strain ARSEF 6962 chromosome 03, whole genome shotgun sequence, the DNA window actgCGATTCGGACGGCCACGCGAGCGATGCCGAGAGCTTCACCCTCAAGGATCGGCAGCAGGCCATCAACGAGACGCATCCTTTCGGCATCCGCGTGTGGAAGCCTGCGCTGTACAAGAAGCATCGGTCCATCCAAAAGTTTGCCCAGGCAGACATTCATTCGGCGCCCGGCGGTCACGTTAGCCACTGGCTGCTCCTCTTCAACCTCGTCTGGACCGTCCTCTTCGGCTGGTGGATGGCCAGCGTCgcggccctcggcgccgtcatctgcctcatcttcgccgccgccccgagCGGCCGAGAGTACGGCAGGGTCCTCTGGGGCTTGGCCTCGTACCTCTTCTATCCGTTCGGCAAGTTCGTCCGGCTCGAGAAGGACGAGGCCtacatggacgaggacggcaacgagGGTCGAAGCATCTCCGAGTACGAGCAGTGGCAGAGCGGCGATCTCGAGTACGGACGGCTCTTCTTCGGCCCCGACCGGGGCCGATCCATCGTCggacgctcgaggccgagcaaCGACGCGGAGCCGAGCGAGACGGAGAGCCTGCtgggccgcggccgccgcggcgatTCCGGGGATGCCCACCCGAGGATGAAGCGGAGGCTcttcggccgaggcgagtgGAACATTGGCCGCGTCATCTTCTTCATCTTCTTCTACTGCCTCATCTCGCCctccctcatcgtcgtctccgccatCTGCTGGTTCCTCGTCTTCTGGATCCCCATGGGCAAGGTCACCATCCTCCTCTTCGACCACCTCCGGCGCCATCCGCTCGCCCTCTCGTTTCAATCCCACGTCAAGTACACgcgggccgacgacgcgcccGACTCGTCCATCCTGCTCTGCACCTACCGGGCCGTCGGCTCCAAGTATTGGAAGtacaccgtcgacggcaccaacATCTTTCTCATCAAcctcatggccgtcgtcatgttCGTCATCTTCGACTGGCTCGTCCTGGACCGCGTTCTGCACGTGAACTCGATCATCACCTCGCCGGCATTCCTCTTCACCGCCGGCCTGCTCTCCATCATCCCGCTGGCCTACTTCATCGgccaggccgtcgcctccatctcggcccaGTCGTCGATGGGCCTGGGCGCCGCCATCAACGCCTTcttcgccaccgtcgtcgaggtcttCCTCTACTGCGTCGCCCTGAGCCAGGGAAAGGgacagctcgtcgaggggagcatcgtcggcagcatctTCGCCGGCATCCTCTTCCTGCCCGGCATCTCCATGTGCTTCGGCGCCATCAAGCGGAAGACGCAGCGGTTCAACGCGAGGTCTGCCGGCGTCACCTCGACCATGCTGCTcttcgccaccgtcggcgccttcgGCCCGACGCTCTTCTACCAGATCTACGGCACCCACGAGCTCAAGTGCCTGGATTGCCAGGATTTCGGCCCCGGCGGCACCAGcaacgccggcgacgcgCGCGATTGCCGACGCTGCTACTTCTCCCAGACGCCGGCGCTCGACGATCGGTTCTACCTCGAAGCCGTTCGACCGTACTGCtacctctcggccgccatgctcTTCCTCTCCTACCTCATCGGCTTGTGGTTCACCCTCCGGACGCACGCGGCCGTCATCTGGAAcgccgaggtggaggagaagaagcacGAGGAGCACCTCCAGGCGTCGATGATTCGAAACtcgcagccgtcggcgacggaaaCGACGGGCACCGACATTCGCGAGTCCCACCTGTACAAGCGCATCCTCGGCCAGTCCCTGAAGCAGGTCGGCCTGCCCCCCGCGGCGGAGACGCTCTCCCGGAAACCGTCGAGGATGAACCTcgacgccatggccaacgGCATGCCGAGCACGCCGCACGTCGTGCCCCCCAAGAgctccgacgccgtccgcACGGCGATGCACGTTCCCGGCCTCAGCCCGGCCGACAATTCGGCGCTCGCGAGGGAGGTGGCGGAAatcgcggcgacggctgccaCCATCGCCTCTCGGGACCGCATGTCCCGGAAGATCTCGGGCGCGCCGACGCATCTCGGAGGCACCGCTCGAtcgacgcctcggccggcggccgtcttcgacggcggcgacgcggcgacggccgccgccgagacggtgacgacggcgcacgCCGGAggtcacggcggcggcgggcacgaCGCGCCCAACTGGGGCCGAACCAAGAGCGCCGTCATcctgctggcggcgacgatactgtacgccgtcatcgccgagatcctcgtcgacaccgtcgacgtcgtcctcgaaaGCTTCTCGATCGATCAAAAGTTCCTCGGCATCACCCTGTTTGCGCTTGTTCCCAACACGACCGAGTTCCTcgtacgtcgtcgtcgactcccCCGGCTTGGCCGAGGCGCGCTCTGCTGACCAGATTACAGAACGCCATCTCGTTCGCCATGAACGGAAACATCGCGCTGTCCATGGAAATCGGCTCGGCGTACGCGCTGCAGGTCTGCCTGCTCCAGATCCCctgcctcgtcctcttctcGGCCCTGTACCCGAACAtccccgacggcggggagGCGACGTCGTACACCTTCTCGCTGCTCTTCCCCCAGTGGGACATGGTCACCGTCATCCTCTGCGTCTTCCTGCTGAGTTACGTGTACGGCGAGGGGAAGAGCAACTACTTCAAGGGCAGCATCCTGCTGCTGACGTAccttgtcgtcgtcaccggctTCTTCTTCAGCGGCTACGTGTCGGACGTCATGGGCATGCAGCGGTTCGACACCATGGGCGGGGATGGCCGGTTCCAGAGCTACAAGACCATGGGCAGGTCGAAGAGCGGACCGGCATTCCAGGCCTGAGGGTGAGACGGTGCGGCTCCGGGTGCGCTTCCTTTTCTGCCTTGCTTCGTTGACACTATCATTGATACCCGCCGAGGCCAGAGTTGCGGTGGGGACGCTCGAAGGATGATGAATGGCCGGCACGAGGGGGCGTGTGCTGTTGTATCACTTGTCGCGGGCGGGGGGGGTTGTTTCATTGAAGCCGATTGCGATTGCCAGCGGAAGATGCTGGCATTGTTTAGGACGTTCCGTTCTTTGCtttctcgtcggcgtcgatgacTGCCACTGCTCCTTTGCGAGCCGACGGTTGGCCATGGCAGGCGATGAACCGCATACATACCCTGTAGCGCTGTATATAATTAGCTCCAAATACGAACGGCAGCATGAACGTGGTTCTCTCGCCGTATCTGCTTGCCACCGATTGAGCACCATTTGCGGATGGTGACCAAGTTGCGGCAAGTGGAGCTCAATCGCCGCCAAGTCGTTGCATCTGGTGATTCCCGATCTCGCAACCGCAGAGGATCCTTCGATCTTGTGTGGGTGGAgggtgggggaggggaggccGATGCGGAGATGTCGGAGCAGAGTGGACAGGGCATTATATGCGAGGAATATGCGACCATTATAGGGACATAACCACTGTtctcgtacggagcacccctgcagtactaggtactgtacaagtattacaggTGCATAATCACGGCGCACATACAGGTATTATAGGTGCAACACtgctgtactccgaacaCCTATAACTACCTCTACAACGACACCTACAACTTCACCTACAATTACCCACGAACTTCACCTACAATTACACACACCTACAACTTCACCTACAATTACCCACGAcgacacctacaactacacctacaatTACCCCTACAAcgacacctacaactacacctacagtatgtGGCAAAAGGTATTTGCCCACCCTTAAGTATCACAATCCTAGTCCACTATAACCCAATAGAAAATGGTACCTGAAGGGGGGgaaatactttttgcccccccccACTGTACAACAACACCTACAACCAcccctacaactacaactacaactaaaacacctacaactacccctacaactactccaACTACCCCTACAACTACCCCTACAACTACCCCTACAGCTAcccctacaactactcccACAATTACCCCTACAACtaacctacaactacacctacaactacccctacaactactcctCCAATTCcccctacaactactcctACAATCCcccctacaactactcctTCAACTACCCCTACAGCTACACCTACAGCTACACCAACTACCCCTACAACCTTTCCCATAACACATTGCctttgctccgtacttgtttCGGCCGTTGGATTGGAGCAGGGGCAAACATGGCCGTCAGGTTGATGGGTATGTGGACGCAGGACGCGACGAGGCCAGAGCTGCACTGACAGGACAAGGCAGAAAGCGAATGAGCTGCTGCTTTCCCGTTGCTATCGCGAGTTTCGGTCCTTTCACGCCAGCTCCTCGAATAGGCGAGCCCCTTTGCATCACGCAGTCCGGGCTCTGGGGCAACAGAAGGCGACACGACGTCCAAGGAAAACATAAAACGAACAAAGACAGAACGGCAAGCAAGCCTGGAGTAAAATCTGTCCATGGCGGCAAGTTCAGCGAGCCGCTGGAAGGAGACGCCGCAACGGCCAGCTGTTCAGTCACGCTACCCATCACTACCCTGAAAGCAGTGCCTCACCTATCGGTTCAGCAGCTGGCGTAGAAGGATGAGGCAGGCAGGGCTGGACGAATGAAGAAGACACACTGCGAGTACTAGCCATTATGCAATGAGAGAATCTGACGGCAAAGATGGCGTGCGGTGCCTACATGGTGTATAACAAACGGTACCTGCACGTATTTGCGCTCTGCACTCAGCCGCTCTCCCCCCTatcagcaacagcaccacCATGTCTCCTGCACCACCAGCCCGTGTTTGTCTCGCCGATAACCAGGGCTTcaagcccccccccccccttcccaaCCTTTTTCTCCCCTTAACATTGAACATTCTTCGTTTCTATTGCATATATCCATCAGCCGTCAGCTCGTTTCTCACCACCACCTGCGCAGCGGTCTCCAACGAAACCTCTCCGGCCGGCTGCCTCCTGGAAACGGTCCGTCCGAGCCACATCCAAGCCATAATCGGATCCAACGTCCACTTCCTGGTTATAGTCCGAGTCCGAGCCTGACTGATCCGGCCATCATCTATCATAGTTACGCAGGCTCGGAGGACCGCACCTCGTACCGCGacaccctcctcggcctAGGCCAGAGATGGACCTGCCGTCCGGCTTTCATCTCTTTCCATTCCTGCCCCCAGAGATTCGGCACAAGGTGTGGGAGGCGCACCTGACAGACCCCGGCGTCAACTTTCTCAAGGTCGAACCCGTCGACGGAGCCTGGAACTGGGGATCGACGCCTCCCTGGCCAGGCACACACcttggcgacggtgacggcgtcgggcaCGGCGTCGGGCACCAGAACAATGGTGAAaacgacatcgacgacgtcgacaggGTCCTACTACTCGAGTCCCAGGCTCAGCATCggtctccgtctcctccgtctcGCCTCCCCTCGCTCCCAACTCCCCTTCACCATCCCCCGCCTCGGGCTCGTCCATGGCCGATGCTGACGGCCGAGCTGGTCGCGAGCAACCCCAACCACCAAGTCGACATATCCAACTACGTGGCCCTGTACAAGCGTCTGGCCATCCTCTGCGACGTTGATAGGGAGACGGATGCCTTGACGCGGAGCCTCTGGCACCGACCAAAAGCCCTCCGGCTTGGCAACGGAAACATCGTGGCGCTCCAAGGCTCGCCCGACCTGGTATGCCTCGAATACCTGCCACCCCAACTCTTCAACTCGGACGGCAACCTTGACTTCCAGCTCGATTGCCCGGGGCTTGACTCGATCAAGCGGGCCGCCGTTAAGTTCTCGCCAATTTGGCACCCCAAAGTCTTGGCCCCcaagggcggcgccgatTGCGCAAAGCCCGACGAGGTCTTGGACCGAGGACGGTACCCGGCGCACCTGTATCAGCTCCTTGCCAGGCACTTTCCCAAGCTCGAAGAGTTTTATCTGATCGATTATTTCATCGTCAAAAGaaaggatgacgacgagatgcCGCCACCACAACGAGAGCAGCCGTCTCGCGGTCAAGGCAAGAATGCGCGAAAACGACGGAAAGGGCTTTTGCTGTCTCCAAGGCTAACCTGAAACCATCTAGGAGACGGGTCTCTTCGAAAATTCCGCGCCCGAGGCCGACTGTTCCACGAGATGAGCAGCGACGGCTCCAGCAACGGATCGTGGAAGATGGACCCGAAAACGCGTGGCATTTGCGCCTGGCTGCGGGAATCCTTCGTACGCTACGCCAACGGGAGCTCGTTCGGCCGGCACGAGAGCCCCGAGACGGTTCGgttcggcatcctcgcctgCGACTGGAGCATCCCCGTCCCTTGTCTACTTCGACCGAGGCCCGGGCCCACGATCCCTGGCCATCGAAAGCCGACGCGCCCGCGAAGGGGCGCTCCAAGCAAGATGTTTATTCAAGCAGCGGCCAAGATGGTTCGTCACTCATGCAACAGTCGCGCCCACGAGATTCCCCGATCGCTCACGGGCCGTCGAGTCGTCGCAACCTGCCACCGCTTCCTGAGCGTTGCCGGCACGTGCCGCAACTTTACGCCATCTGTTCCACCACGGCGGAATAGAGTGGATGCGTCAGTTCCAGCGGAGAGACCGTGGCGGTTTGGTGGTCGGAGGGAGAGCACCGGCAGCGCCGAGTTCGAATTTGGCGCCGAGCGCGAAAGCAACTACCTGTTCACGTTCGAAGTGCGACGGGCACTAGCCGAAGGATGAACGCAGAGCGTGGCTTGTATCCAAACGAAGGGCCGCCCACGTTGGAGGCGGCCTGTAGTTAGGTCAAAGGTGGGTAGCAATCCTATTCCCTGGCTTCTTGTCATTTTAATCTTGAGGCTTGATGCTTGGTTGTTCATTTTCCTTTCGGAACGATGAGCAGTCAACGCTAGGCATACGGACACAGGGTCGTGGGGAGAGGACGAAGAGTACGTTGCAAAATACCCATGCCGTCCCTTCGATCGACACAGGGAAGCATCTTTGAGCTCAAACATGGTTCACCAACCGGCGCGAGCGCGCCCCGAGTGCAGTAGATGTCCATGGATAAAATTGCTGTCTAGATCAGGGAAGCTTGCGAAGGATTCCGGGTGCAGCCATCATGACGAAGCGGCTCGGGAATATCAAGTCAGGATAAGTTGCACAGAAACAGAATGACACAGGACCGTCTACGACAGTGGAAATTTCACCAGAGGACGGTCAGCCTCGAGGGCAAATATTCAGGGAGAACAGTCAAGAGGCTCAACAGTCTGGCCTGGAACAACCCGGTTGAAATCATGGAGCATGAAACGGAACACTTTGCCATCACAGTTGATGCTGACCCTAGTCGTAAGTCCTCGGTTACGTCGATGGGCAACACACAAGGCCGTTGACGGTTGCAGTGGGCGGCAGGGAGTACATAACCCCAACGCATCACTTCCTACTTTGTGAAGATGAGAGAGGAGGATAACAAAGATGTATTTCCACCAAAGTATGCTGCTGGTATGCTACCGGGTTGGCAATGCAGAATTCGCGAATTCATGTACGAAGTCTGTAACGTAATTGGAATTAGTATGGGAGAATTAGTATGGGAGAATTAGGATGGGAGAATTAGTATGGGAGAATTAGTATGGGAGAATTAGTATGGGAGAATTAGTATGGGAGAATTAATATGGTAGAATTAATATGGTAGAATTAATATGGTATTAATGATAATATTTAATGCACTGTCGTTACCTCGGTTTGGCAATGGCGGGTAGGTGCCAGGGTCTCGGATCAATGTTCACGCGCTGTCATCTCCAGCTCGTCATGGCAAATGCCTTCCTCCTCTTGCTTGCCTCCAGTTTCTCGAGACGTATTCAAGAAGCCCAACTTCCCCGACTCTGGATACTGTGACAATAATCATGACCATGAATGGCTTCTTTGTCGTTTTCCCGATTGCAAAAGGTGCATTGCGTCCCCGGAAAGCTGCATCATCCACACGGCTTGCTTGAAGCTCTTCCTGTCCGAAGCGGGGAAGTGGTAGCATCCTGATCTTCCATCTCTATGGGTTGCCGCCACCTGGAGGAGTCCGTGGCAGGGTGCTGTACCGCTCGATCAGGATCCTTGGGTGAGCTGCGGATATCTGGAAATTTTACGTGACCTTCTGCCTCGAgtgccgtcgttgccgccggAGCTTGTTTCAATCATCTGGGGATTCTGTCAGCtgcgccctcctcggcacTATACCGCCGTCTTGGACCTCCGTCGAGGATTGGTGTCATCTCAGCGGTATGTATCACCTCACAACCCATCCGTCTCGCTGATGTCGAATCGTGGTCTCGTGGTCATCCGCCCAAACAAAACAACGGGCCAAGGAGGCTGATCATGCGTCTAATGTTCAATTCTCGAGGACTCTCTCGCATCGAAAGAGTGAGCGAAAGGCCATCtgtgtcgccgtcgagcggcaGCCTTCGTGCGAGGGAAAGGCATtcatcgtcgaggaagccgaccGCTTCTCCGGCGTGCTTGTGGAGTTCAAAGTTTGTCCATCTCCAATTTTCGCCCTTCGTTCGCTCATATCGGCAGCATGACCTAGGCCGTTTACAACTTCCCGCTGGCGAACAAGGTGGATTCAACATTTGGGATACGCCTTGCCCACCGCCCCCCGAACGCTGCTTCGACGAGATTTCCCGTCGAATCCtgcctcgccgtctcggAACGCTACAGGTCCACGACTGCACGGGCTTCCCCATGTTCATGTCGTGCGGCTCAACGTTTGCCGTGCATGCTCATACGAACAATCGACCTTGCGCCCAGAGCACCTTTGAGACGCTGCCAGTGAATCGACATAAAAGGGTTGATTGGTTATACGTACCCATCCAAGACAGAATTACAAGCATTGGCTTTAGCCATGTCGAACGACGATCGAGGAGTGCCGCGAGGCTGCAAAGTCTCCTCGTAAGATGCTATTCCATCCGTTCCTCGAATTCTCTAATAGTCTGCAGATTGGCTTCGAGGCGGCTGAAGACATTTTGATCGGCAGCCGCGAAAAGTCCTTCTCCATCATCCAGGAGCCTGCGATGCTAGTGTTTGACAAGCCAGACAGTCTGCCCATCTCATTCGTTGGCGCGTACTCCGACAACGAAGACTTTGTACTGCAGAACGTCTACGTTGCATTTGATTCGCTCCCGTCGACAATGATGAAACCTGCTTTctcatcggcctcgctgGAGGGCGCCACGAAAAGTGTTGCTGTTTTACATACCGGGAACGGTGACCTGCCGGGGACTGATCATACACTACAAGAGTGGACGGCAGAGCGCCCTCGGACAATGCAGACCGGGAATTGATCCGGCTCAAGAATTCACCATGCCTGCCTATCTCTGTCTTACTAACCCCTCCCTCGAGCTAGGCATTAGACATCACGAATGGCAGGGCCCAAACATCGTGATAACTCTGTTCGAGAAAGTTCATCATCACCAAGATGGCCACTGGACGTGCTGTTCCCCTTGCGAGATGAGGGGGTATATATACATTGCTCAGTTGACAACTTGGCCATGAGCTTACAGCATGTCGTCAGGGAAGAATAGAGCTGTGGCCAAGCTCCTTTTCACTTCCTGCAGCTCGATTGCGCTATCAATCATAGAAAACTCCATTCGACAGTCAGGGAATCTGGGAAACGGCACTTACGACGGCAAACGGTAGAAGAATGAGGTGCGGCAGCTGCCGTGGAGGAAATGAGGTCTTCGGCATGCTCAAGTGCGTACCCACTTAATCGGTAGGGCTTGTGTCGGCCCGCACCGCTAGCCGCGACGGACCGCATTCAGGCGCAGATTCAGATGTCGATGGTCACGGTATGTATCGCTTGGCTCTTTTGTCTCGATCTTCCTTTGTTCCAATTGACCTTCCGCACTACGCATCCATGAGCGACCCAACATCATTCTTTGTTTCAGTTCGCTCAAATGGTCAATCGCACGGTCAACAGCAGTGCCAGGTAAGGTGTCGCATGCAGCAGGTTCTTCGCCCTCGCTTTGGCCTCAACTGTTTTCACGACACGTGCAATATGCAAAAATTCAGTGGCGTATTATTTCAAATCATCTGATGATGAAAGAGCTTGCCTGACGCTGTAGCCATCGGAGGGTGTCTGAGTCACAACCACGCGAGCATCTAGCAAGAAACACCTCGGGGGCGAAAATAGATCTGTCGGTCATACCATACGTATAAATCATGCACGCCAAAGAGTGCGTTAGATTGCAGTATGCATGGTTCACCTTTCGCCTGCATATGAAATGGCGCATAGCATGCACTGCCAAACATCGATGGCAAATTCCCAACGCATTTGGGTACGCGAAATTTGAACACCGTCCTGATCTCTGTCCGAGTCTTTTCAGAACGTCATATatcgtacctgtactgcaTTTCCATTATATCTGTTGAAATTGTCATCTCCATTCCCTGACGGTGAGTTCTTCTCGTCCATTTTTGATTTTTTCTTCGTGCCATGATTGATTGAttcgtacctgtactgcaTTTACATTATATCAGTTGAAATTGTCATCTCCATTCCCTGACGGTGAACTCTTCTTGTCCATTTTTGAATTTTTCTTCGTGCCATGATTGATTGATACTCGATAGCAATGTTGCTTTTTGGTTCAAGGACACCAAGTGATGACCGTATGAAAATCAAGAGGCAATTTTCACTCATCATATCCGTGACGCACGCGAGTTGAATCAAGGATGAATAGGGTAGGTGTGTGTACAACGTGCGGATGGTCAGGTAAAGCACGCATAAAGCGCCGTGATTTATGCGACGAGGAGTAATAACATGTTTTTGCTGACCGGTGGGTTGAGACATTCGAGGCTGTAGATTCTTTATGCAAAATATTGCATCTAAAACTCATAGTCATGACCAATTCGACCTTTGTAAATGGTCCACGTACCTTGTTCATCAGTCCACCTCGCTCACCGATCTCGTCCTGGCCAAAACACATGCATGAGTAAGCAGTGGCATGCGAGTGCAGGTTCGTGCAATTACAGTACCTTTTTCTCGGCGTGGGATAATAATCCGCATTAGTAACGAGACGACTGTGGAGCTTTGAGagggtgcaagtacaatttCGTTGCGTCAGTACGGTGATATCGGGAACGCTCATCTGGTCCGGTGCAATGCCGAACGTTATCAATGCTCTTCGGACCTCCTAGTCCCAATCATTAACCGCCGTTGCTTGCTCTCGAGGGAGAGCCAACCGCGTACTTACAGCGTATGCTCGTTTCAGGTGGACCTGGTGGACCCGGCATTCGTGGTGGGTTGGCCGACGCTGCAGTCTCCATGAGAATAGATGTGAATGCAAATGACCAGCGAGCAAGCGCCGCATGAACCTGGATGGTGTGATTCGTCCGTCGCGCGAAATGTGAAGAGGAAGCTTGAAAGATTGTGAAACAAGATTGCTCCACCAACGCAAGGATGGCATCAGCATCCATCTGTGACTTTGCCACCACCATTGTCCTGTCGCGTGTGAGGGGGCAGGGAATGGCATGTCGGGTCTTCCAGGTTGGGTTGCGAGCGCCATTTCGATTGGACGGTCTCTGTTCCATCTTCAATCCGAGGTTCGCTTTTGTTAGTCTCAACTTCTTTCATCAATTCATCCGAAACATGAGTCTGTTCAGCATCGGGTTGGGCGACCGTGCCGAATCTTGGCCAGCCGAAGATTCATTCGGGTATAAAGGCCGGCCGCGTTCGCATATCCTGCTCCAGACCACAAGTTAACAGATTCCAACTACATTTCACACTGTTCATCATCATGAGACTCCTACTCTCCTCCATATTGGCGGCCCAGACTGCCGTGGCCTCCGTCCTTCCGGCCGCCCAGCTGACGGCCCGGCAAgaggcctcgtcggcgcgacTGCTCATGTCCAGCTCGGGCAACTTTTTCCTCGCCGATTTCGCCAACGACAAGCTCAGCCTCTTGCCCAAGAAGCCCATCACCGGGCACGCCTCGTGGGTTGCCGTGACCAAGGACGCGGCCAATGACAAGACGCTCCTctacgccctcgacgagaacGGCAGCAACACAACGATATTCAGCCTCGACGCGAAAACTGGTGACCTCGTCAAGGGGACGGGGAAAATAGGCAGCAAtggcgtcgtccatctcgagTTCAACAAAGACAAGACACGCATGGTCGGGTCGTCGTACGGGGACGGCACCATGGACATCTGGAAGACGGAAAACGGCGGATTGGAGCTTCTGAAAACCGTCGTCTCCGATAGCGCCCTCGGTCCCAACAAGACGCGGCAGAGTAGTCGGCACCCGCACCAGGCTGTGCTGGATCCGACCGGCCGTTTCTTCGCCGTCAACGACCTCGGCACCGACAGCATCGTCGTGCTCGACTCCAAGGATGACAgcttcgccatcgtcaacaCGCAGCTCGTGCCGGAGCCGGGATGCGGCCCTAGGCACGGATCATTCTTTCCAGTCAACTCGGAGAAGGCGTCGCACTACATGGTAGTCTGCGAGATGACCAACAAGGTGCACGTCTTCAAAGTGAGCTACGATAGCAGCACCATCAAGATGCAGCCCGTCCAAGCCATTTCGACCTTTCAAGACGGAGGAAATCACGAGCACGCTGCGGCGGGCGAGCTGGTTGTCGGGCCTGACAACAAGAGCGTGTACGTGTCGAACCGGCTCGATAACTCCGACGGCATTGCCCACTTTCGCATCAATCCCGGTCGTTGCGGAAAGCTTCTGGAGTTCGTCGGcgccacggcgacgggcggcacGAAGCCGCGAATGTTCAGCTTCAGCAGCGACGGCAAGCACGTCTTTGTCGGGAACCAGGCGGGCGAGCtaggcgccgtcgtccttcGCAGGCGTGAGGACGGTACGCTGGAGGAGAAGCCTGTGGCGAGCATCAAGGCTTCTGAATTCGGAGAGCCCGAATTCGGACCGTCGTTTGTGCAGCAGATTGCCTGAGCTCATGCTTAGGCATGGACGCCTGTCGCTCACTTGTGCTTTTCCTCCCGCCGGCTGCTTGATTGAGATTCTGGGACGAGGGCGGTATTGTTGTGTGGCCGACCATGTTAAACAAACATCGTGGAAAAGAGGTCAACCCGCTATCCGGTTGGGAAAGCCATTATAGCCATTATAGAATAGACATTATAGACATTATAGAAAGTCATTAGTCGAGGTTTCATGGAAGCAAAGTtttccatcgtcgtcgaggcccggTAGTCTCGTCGTACAAGTAGCGCACATGGGGCCAGCCGGCGGTGAAAAGGCATGGGTTAGGTAACCTACATATCTATTGCAGGATCCAATGCGAGAAGGAGGCAAGAGCGACGCAAGAGAGAAGTGCAAACGAGAGGCAAGAGCGACGCAAGAGAGAGGTGCAAACGAGAGGCAAGAGCGATGCAGGTGCGAGACAGGTGTGACGTAAACGCGAGGCAAGCGCGCCGGACCAAGACTAAAGCGGGAGGAGTTCCTTCGGTTTCAAGACCAACTTGTCGTTACTAGAGAAACCGACCATCTACGGGTTTAGCTCTTCGACATAAATTACGGGCATGAATCTAATGATTCGTTCCTTTGCGCTCCTTGACAGCCATATGTCTACCGCTCGTTCTCATGCCCGTGTCGTAGGGATTCGTGCATTGATTGTCTTTCTTGAAAGCCTGCTGCCGATGCCTATCTATGGATTGGAGCTTGTCGCCATCGATGGGCCTGATAGAGGAGTCATGTAATAAACTTCCTGTCGAGTACGTCGCACACAATCAACAACT includes these proteins:
- a CDS encoding calcium permease, coding for MDPPKPEAPSDGRYPSQSSSDMTSPTTTRTPTTAIEPPAGLEADGLSESFQSTDTVRRRPDGVGVGYGSIHSTASAAMASTSRSPVEPSLLQRASAQMTHTASSSTDRAKSFVRLRKPPLSRRISSNTPHRGEVFSADDETHEVEANRSRRRPPQSSLPRIQSFRDMGEDEEHEGQAAPTSATTEPGEVEVEDGVERPPSDDEDDCDSDGHASDAESFTLKDRQQAINETHPFGIRVWKPALYKKHRSIQKFAQADIHSAPGGHVSHWLLLFNLVWTVLFGWWMASVAALGAVICLIFAAAPSGREYGRVLWGLASYLFYPFGKFVRLEKDEAYMDEDGNEGRSISEYEQWQSGDLEYGRLFFGPDRGRSIVGRSRPSNDAEPSETESLLGRGRRGDSGDAHPRMKRRLFGRGEWNIGRVIFFIFFYCLISPSLIVVSAICWFLVFWIPMGKVTILLFDHLRRHPLALSFQSHVKYTRADDAPDSSILLCTYRAVGSKYWKYTVDGTNIFLINLMAVVMFVIFDWLVLDRVLHVNSIITSPAFLFTAGLLSIIPLAYFIGQAVASISAQSSMGLGAAINAFFATVVEVFLYCVALSQGKGQLVEGSIVGSIFAGILFLPGISMCFGAIKRKTQRFNARSAGVTSTMLLFATVGAFGPTLFYQIYGTHELKCLDCQDFGPGGTSNAGDARDCRRCYFSQTPALDDRFYLEAVRPYCYLSAAMLFLSYLIGLWFTLRTHAAVIWNAEVEEKKHEEHLQASMIRNSQPSATETTGTDIRESHLYKRILGQSLKQVGLPPAAETLSRKPSRMNLDAMANGMPSTPHVVPPKSSDAVRTAMHVPGLSPADNSALAREVAEIAATAATIASRDRMSRKISGAPTHLGGTARSTPRPAATVTTAHAGGHGGGGHDAPNWGRTKSAVILLAATILYAVIAEILVDTVDVVLESFSIDQKFLGITLFALVPNTTEFLNAISFAMNGNIALSMEIGSAYALQVCLLQIPCLVLFSALYPNIPDGGEATSYTFSLLFPQWDMVTVILCVFLLSYVYGEGKSNYFKGSILLLTYLVVVTGFFFSGYVSDVMGMQRFDTMGGDGRFQSYKTMGRSKSGPAFQA